In Gemmatimonadota bacterium, a single genomic region encodes these proteins:
- a CDS encoding SDR family oxidoreductase has product MGVLDSFSLAGRIAVVTGGAGPQFGSSISEALAEAGATVVVASRDLENNRRFVTGLNERGFDTHPEALDITNTESIDALKRRVTDRFGRVDVLVNSAVVGRGGGFDEQTPDYWAASAQGNMVGLFALCKAFVPVMAGQGSGSVINISSIYGVVANDPGLYEETGMKQPPDYTFVKGGMINFTRYVANYYGKQGVRANCICPGGYFNEQPGPFVQRYEHRVPLGRMLDNEDLKGAVVFLASDASRYVTGVALMVDGGWTSL; this is encoded by the coding sequence ATGGGCGTACTCGACAGCTTTTCCCTGGCCGGACGCATCGCCGTAGTCACGGGCGGCGCCGGTCCGCAGTTCGGAAGCAGCATCTCCGAGGCCCTGGCCGAGGCCGGCGCCACGGTGGTCGTCGCTTCGCGGGACCTTGAAAACAACCGGCGGTTCGTCACCGGACTGAACGAACGGGGATTCGACACCCACCCCGAGGCGCTCGACATCACGAATACCGAATCGATCGATGCCCTGAAACGACGCGTAACGGACCGTTTCGGCCGCGTGGACGTCCTGGTCAATAGCGCCGTGGTCGGCCGCGGCGGCGGTTTCGACGAGCAGACGCCGGACTACTGGGCCGCCAGCGCCCAGGGAAACATGGTGGGACTCTTCGCCCTTTGCAAGGCCTTCGTCCCCGTCATGGCCGGCCAGGGCAGCGGCAGCGTCATCAATATCTCGAGTATCTACGGCGTCGTGGCCAACGACCCCGGCCTCTACGAAGAAACCGGCATGAAGCAGCCGCCGGACTACACCTTCGTCAAGGGGGGCATGATCAATTTCACCCGGTACGTCGCGAACTACTACGGGAAGCAGGGCGTACGGGCCAACTGCATCTGCCCGGGCGGGTATTTCAATGAACAGCCCGGACCGTTCGTGCAACGGTATGAACATCGCGTGCCGCTTGGACGCATGCTGGACAACGAGGACCTCAAGGGCGCCGTGGTCTTCCTGGCCTCCGACGCGTCCCGATACGTTACCGGGGTCGCGCTCATGGTCGACGGCGGCTGGACGTCGCTTTAA
- a CDS encoding NAD(P)-dependent oxidoreductase has protein sequence MNETPRILVTGSAGAVGTIIVNGLRDRYPLRGFDRVPTPGLEDEVVADINDMDAVLQATEGMDAVIHLAGNPSGGASWEEILHANFIGTYTLFEAANRNGVRRVAFASRAGLLAPYPQDVYRRIDLPPRPESYYSISKVFGESLGYMYAVRFDMEVVCVRIGNFQKQRDLPGHPHHLSHGDAVRVFERAVIHPGIRFEVVFGVSDSTWDLYDLDHGRQAIDYYPQDKSVIDPEA, from the coding sequence ATGAACGAAACCCCTCGTATACTCGTTACCGGATCGGCGGGGGCCGTCGGGACGATCATCGTAAACGGGCTCAGGGACCGGTATCCCCTTCGCGGTTTCGACCGGGTGCCGACCCCGGGCCTGGAGGACGAAGTCGTGGCGGACATCAACGACATGGACGCGGTGCTTCAGGCCACGGAAGGGATGGACGCGGTGATCCATCTGGCCGGCAATCCCTCCGGCGGCGCGTCGTGGGAGGAAATCCTCCATGCCAACTTCATCGGGACCTATACGCTGTTCGAAGCGGCCAACCGCAATGGCGTGCGCCGGGTGGCCTTCGCCAGCAGGGCCGGATTGCTGGCGCCTTATCCGCAGGACGTGTACCGCAGGATCGACCTGCCGCCGCGTCCGGAGAGCTATTACTCCATAAGCAAGGTCTTCGGGGAAAGCCTGGGGTACATGTACGCGGTGCGGTTCGACATGGAGGTCGTGTGCGTGCGCATCGGGAACTTCCAGAAACAGCGGGACCTGCCCGGCCATCCCCACCACCTCAGCCACGGTGACGCGGTGCGGGTGTTCGAAAGGGCGGTCATCCACCCCGGCATCCGGTTCGAGGTCGTTTTCGGCGTGTCCGACAGCACGTGGGACCTGTACGACCTGGATCACGGCCGACAGGCGATTGACTATTACCCCCAGGACAAATCAGTCATCGATCCGGAAGCCTGA
- a CDS encoding phytanoyl-CoA dioxygenase family protein — protein sequence MEIGGRLEMEASMTAVTYGREMDCAPTLTDREVVDFCRNGYLMLPGVVPDDVNRQVIDYLDRVDSTYEPTPIMKESFFVDGVLMNPQAAGAVRSLLGSGFTLPLIISNHRGPLPFDQPQNWHRDGGTIYTDQLEYLQVFYYPEECTEDMGPTVVLPGSHFMRNKAPMMAHLGSIRGTVSSAGPAGTIFLTVYGIWHRRSRASSGQRGKSRFRNLLKYNYWRTVPPRRDWITEEDIDFNTIKFDPPAGVFEQFQGAIAAARMFTWLCGAEDEYRKRGGQCWPIATTVREGVNQEGAPRSLANR from the coding sequence ATGGAGATAGGAGGGAGGTTGGAGATGGAGGCCTCGATGACCGCCGTGACTTACGGAAGGGAGATGGACTGCGCGCCGACGCTGACGGACCGCGAGGTGGTCGATTTCTGCCGGAACGGTTACCTGATGCTCCCCGGTGTCGTGCCTGACGACGTCAACAGACAGGTCATCGACTACCTGGACCGCGTCGACAGTACCTACGAGCCTACGCCCATCATGAAGGAGTCCTTCTTCGTGGACGGAGTGCTCATGAACCCGCAGGCCGCGGGCGCTGTCCGGTCGCTCCTGGGAAGCGGCTTCACCCTGCCGCTCATCATCAGCAACCACCGGGGCCCCCTGCCCTTCGACCAGCCCCAGAACTGGCACCGGGACGGCGGCACGATCTACACGGATCAGCTGGAATACCTGCAGGTCTTCTACTATCCGGAGGAATGCACCGAGGATATGGGACCGACCGTGGTGCTGCCCGGGTCGCACTTCATGCGGAACAAGGCGCCCATGATGGCCCATCTCGGTTCCATCCGGGGGACCGTATCGTCGGCCGGCCCGGCCGGCACGATCTTTCTCACCGTCTACGGGATCTGGCACCGCAGGTCGCGGGCTTCTTCGGGGCAGAGGGGAAAGAGCAGGTTCCGCAACCTGCTCAAGTACAACTACTGGCGGACCGTACCGCCGCGGAGAGACTGGATCACGGAGGAGGACATCGACTTCAACACGATCAAATTCGATCCGCCGGCTGGCGTGTTCGAGCAGTTCCAGGGCGCCATCGCGGCCGCGCGGATGTTCACCTGGCTATGCGGCGCGGAGGACGAGTACAGGAAAAGAGGCGGACAGTGCTGGCCCATCGCCACCACCGTCCGGGAAGGCGTGAACCAGGAGGGCGCGCCCAGGTCGCTGGCGAACCGTTGA